Genomic window (Streptomyces yatensis):
CGGCACGCCCGTCACCTTGTTGTCCGACCGGAGGATCCATGACCCCGCCCCCCGCCTCGCCCGGCCCGTACGGCGGCCATCACCAATCGCCGTACGGGGGTGAAGGCGACCAGCCATTGGTGCGCCCGTATGCCATGACCGGTGGCCGGACCCGGCCGCGCTACCAGCTCGCCATCGAGGCGCTGGTCAGCACCACGGCCGACCCCGTGCATCTGCAGGGGCTGCTCCCCGAGCACCAGCGGATCTGCCATCTGTGCCAGGAGGTCAAGTCGGTCGCCGAGGTCTCGGCGCTGCTGAACATACCCCTGGGTGTGGCACGGATCCTGGTGGCGGACCTGGCAGAGGCCGGCATGGTGGCGATCCACCAGCCCGGGGGCGGTTCGGAAGCGGGCGGTACCCCGGATGTGACACTGCTCGAAAGGGTGCTCAGTGGACTTCGCAAGCTCTAGCGGCGCTCCCCCCGCCCGCGCGACCACCTCGGCGAAGATCGTGGTGGCGGGCGGCTTCGGCGTGGGCAAGACCACGTTCGTCGGCGCGGTCTCGGAGATCAACCCGCTGCGCACCGAAGCCGTGATGACCTCCGCCTCGGCGGGGATCGACGACCTGAGCCATGTCCAGGACAAGACCACGACGACCGTGGCGATGGACTTCGGCCGCATCACGCTCGACGACGATCTCATCCTGTACCTGTTCGGCACGCCGGGCCAGGACCGCTTCTGGTTCATGTGGGACGACCTGGTGCGCGGCGCGATCGGCGCCGTGGTGCTGGTCGACACCCGCCGGCTCGCCGACTGCTTCCCCGCGGTCGACTACTTCGAGAACTCCGGGCTGCCCTTCGTCATCGCCCTCAACGGGTTCGAGGGCCAGCAGCCCTACAACCCCGAAGAGGTCCGCGAGGCCCTGCAGATCGGCCCGGACACCCCCATCATCACCACGGACGCGCGCCACCGCACCGAGGCCAAGAGCGCTCTCATCACCTTGGTCGAGCATGCGCTGATGGCCCGTCTCAAGTAGCGAACGCCGTCCGGAAGTTACCGGATATCGGACGGAGGACGGGCCGTGTCGGACGACGCGGCCCGCTCGCCGTTCATAACGTTTCGACAGAGATATGACCTGGCTCCCGATACGGAGCGCAGTCGTGTCGCTCCGGTGCGCACTCAAATAGTTCGGTATTCGACATATCTCAGCCATAACGCCCCTTTTTTCTCTGGTCCAGACAACGTACTGAGCGCTTTGCGCACTGTTTGGAAAGCACCTGCGGGGCGTGCTGGAATTCGCTGAACTGGGCAGTCAGGGCTCAGCTGGGAACGGCACAAATGGTGCCGACGCCGAGAGGTTGTTGGTCGAGTGAGGCGAAGCAAGCCGGACCCCGCGCAAGACGCGCGAGGGAACTTCACCCCGCCGCCGCGTTCAGGCACAGCGGCGTCGCCCGCCGAGGCACCGGATCCACCCAGTGGTGGCCGGATCTCCCCTCGGAACTGGCGGGTGCGCGGCCGGCTGTACGCGATCCTGCTCATCCCCGTGCTCGTCGCCCTGGTCTTCGGTGGCTTCCAGGTCGCCTCCTCGGTCTCCACCTGGAACGAGGCGCGGGATGCCGAGCGCACCGCCCAGGTCGTCCGGGCCGCCACCACCTACGCCCACGCGCTGGTCAACGAGCGCGACCTGAGCGCGGGCCCGCTGCTCAGCGGCACCAACGAGGCCACGGTCACCAAGGCGCGGGCCACCAGCGACGCGGCGAAGAAGGACTTCGACAAGGCCGTCGCCGATATGCCGCAGACGCCGACCATGAAGCGCCGCCTCAAAGCCTTCAGAGCCGCCGAACCGCAGCTGGCCTCCCTGCGCCGCAACGCCTACACCGACCGCCTGAACGGTGTGAAGACCGAAGAGGGCTATGTCGCCGTCGAGCACGGGCTGATCGAGTTCGCCAATGAACTGGGCCTGGGCACCGGCAACATCACGTCGTACGGCCGTACCGTCTACGCGGTATCCCTGGCCAAGGGCGCGGAGTCGCTGCAGCGCTCCATCGGCACCCATCTGCTGGTCAAGCCCGGTCCGACCGCGACCGACCGCAAGACCCAGCTCACCTCCTTCACTTCGTACGTCTATCTCGAGGGCATCGCGCTCGGGGAGTTCGAGGCGGCCGGCACACCGCAGGACGTGACCCGGCTCGAGGACACCCTCACCACGGCAGAGAAGCGTGCGCAGGAGCAAATCGCCGAGGCGAAGCGCAAGGCCGAGGCGGACGGCAAGAAGTTCGTCGCGCCGCCCGGTATGGACCGGATGCTCAAGGCCATCGGCAGCGGCGCCTCGCCCACCGCGCTGGCCTCTCAGGGGGTCACCCCGGACGCCTGGTTCAACGCCTCCACGATCAAGTTCAACGCCTACCGGGACGTCGAGCAGACCCTGGTGAACAGGGCCGTGGACGAGGCGGCGCAGATCTCCTCGGACGCCCGCCGCGACGCGATCGTCAACGGCGCGATCGTGGTGCTGGCACTGCTCGCCGCCTTCTTCGTGGCCGGCCGGATGGCCCGCTCGATGAGCCATTCCATGCGGCAGCTGCGCAACGCCGCCTTCGATGTCGCCGAGAAGCGGCTGCCCGCGGTGGTCGACCAGCTCTCCCGCACCGACCCGGGACGGGTGGACACCCGGGTCAGCTCGATACCGATCAACACCAGGGACGAGATCGGCGAGGTGGCCCGCGCCTTCGACCAGGTGCACCGTGAGGCGATCCGGCTCGCGGCCGAGCAGGCGATGCTGCGCGGCGGCGTCAACGCGATCTTCACCAACCTTTCCAGTCGCAACCAGGGACTGATCGAGCGGCAGCTGACCCTGATCTCCGAACTGGAGAGCAGGGAGGCCGATCCGGACCAGCTGGAGCACCTCTTCCGGCTGGACCACCTGGCCACCCGTATGCGGCGCAACGGCGAGAACCTCCTGATCCTCGCGGGCGAGGAGCCCGGCCGGCGCTGGAACCAGCCGGTGCCGCTGATCGATGTGCTGCGCGCCGCCTCCTCGGAGGTGGAGTCCTACGAGCGCATCGAGCTGGCCGGCATCTCCGAGAGCGAGATCCACGGCACCGCCGTGACCGACCTGGTGCACCTCCTGGCCGAGCTGCTGGAGAACGCCACCACCTTCTCCTCCCCGCACACCAAGGTGCGGGTCACCTCGACCCGGCTGCCGGACGGCCGGGTGGTGGTGGAGATCCACGACAAGGGCATCGGCCTGACCGCCGAGGACTTCGCCGACATCAACCACAAGCTGGCCAATCCGCCGACGGTGGACGCCACGGTCTCCCAGCGCATGGGGCTCTTCGTGGTCGGCCGCCTCGCGGACCGGCACGGCATCCGGGTCCAGCTGCGCCCCTCCGGGGAGCAGGCGGGCACCACATCGCTGGTGATGCTGCCCGAGGCGATCACCCACGGCGGTGGCGGCGAGGAGCTGCCCCAGGACGACTTCACGGTCTCCCGGATCGTCCCCGAGCCGCGGCCCGCCCCGGCCTTCGAGGACGTCGGCGAGCTGTCCTCGCGCACCGCCGCCGAGCTGGGTTTCGACGACTCCGCGTACGACCGGGACCAGGGACATCACCAGTTTCAGGGCCAGTACAGCGGAATGGGGACCACCGGGTCCGAGCGGGATCCGCGGCCCGGCCAGGCGCCTGCCGATCCGCTGGCGCAGTCGGCCTACCAGAATTCCGGCTATTCACAACCGGAAGCGGATTACACAACTCAAACGGAACCCGAACAGCAGCCGTACATCGGCTACAACTCCCCCTCTCAGCAGGGAGAGTGGGGCGATTCCGGATCTTTCGAGATGCCCTACGCGTCGCAGTTCGGGACCGAAGCGGAATCAGGACCCGGCGCTCCCGAAGTTTCTCGGGACCGCGTAGAGTTCCACCGTCCGGGCCCTTCCCCGAGCGGAATCCACTCGATGACCGACGCCGGCCTTCCGCGTCGTGACAGGCAGTGGCAGCCGTCCGAGGAAACAGGGACACAGGGGATGGCCGGGGACCCGGCGGCGCCCACGGCGCCGGAGCGACCCCGGCAGACACCCCAGCAGCAGGAGGACGGTGCCCCGTGGCAGTCGGAGAACGACCAGCGCTGGCACCGTGCCGAGCGGCTGCGCGACCCGAAGGCCGGAGGGGTCACAACATCCGGTCTGCCCCGCCGGGTGCCCAAGGCCAATCTGGTCGAGGGCTCCGCGGAGCCGACCGGACAGGGCGGCCCCCAGGTCTCCCGCGCCCCGGAGGACATCCGCGGCAGGCTGAGCAACCTGCGCCGCGGCGTCCAGCGGGGGCGCAGCGCGGGATCCGGGACCCCCGGGCGTGACCAGCATGACCAACAGGGCTTCGGCCCCGGCAGCACCTACGATCAGGAGCGTTAGTGTGAGCCCGATGAGCCAGGCGGCGCAGAACCTGAACTGGTTGATCACCAACTTCGTGGACAACACCCCCGGGGTGTCCCACACCGTGGTGGTCTCCGCCGACGGACTCCTTCTGGCGATGTCCGAAGGCTTCCCCCGTGACCGAGCCGATCAACTGGCGGCGGTGGCCTCCGGCCTGACCTCGCTCACATCCGGAGCCTCGCGCATCTTCGAAGGCGGCGTGGTCAACCAGACCGTCGTCGAAATGGAACGAGGCTTCCTCTTCATCATGTCGATCTCCGACGGATCCTCCCTCGCCGTGCTCGCTCACCCCGAGTGCGACATCGGCCTCGTCGGCTACGAGATGGCCCTGCTGGTCGATCGCGCGGGCAACGTCCTCACCCCGGATCTCCGCGCGGAATTGCAGGGCAGTCTTCTCAACTAGCAAACATGGAGTGCGTTTCGCGCCACCGCGCCATAGGGTGCGGTGGCGCGACCGGCAAGACAGGCGAGTTGGAGGAGGACACGTGGCAACGCCCCCTAGCGGATATCCGTACGCCCACGGGCAGCCGTCCGAGCCGCGCGGAGAGGCCCCGATGAAGCGCTACAACTTCCCCTCCGCGCCCAGCCGTCAGGCCCGCTCTCCACAGCAGCCGGAGCCGCAGCAGGAGCAGCAGCCCCCGCGGCGGCAGCCGCAGCGGCCTCAGCAACAGCCGTACACGCCCTCCTACGCGCCTCCGGCGCCGCAGGAGGGGTCTTGGTACGACGCGCCCTCCGCGCCGCGTATCGAGCCCGTACAGCCGTCTGAGCGCCCCGCTCCGGAACCTTCCTCCCCCGCGGGCGGCACTCATAACCCTCTGGTGCGCCCGTACGCCATGACTGGGGGCCGGACCCGGCCCCGGTACCAGCTCGCCATCGAGGCGCTGGTGCACACCACGGCCGACCCCGCTCAGCTCCAGGGCCAACTGCCCGAGCACCAGCGGATCTGCCATCTGTGCCGCGAGATCAAGTCGGTCGCCGAGATCTCCGCACTGCTCGCCATTCCCCTCGGCGTGTCCCGGATCCTCGTAGCCGACCTGGCCGAGGCGGGGCTCGTCGCCATTCATCAGCCGGGCGGCGACGAGTCCGCCGGCGGTCAGCCTGACGTGACACTGCTCGAAAGGGTGCTCAGTGGACTTCGCAAGCTCTAGCGGTGCAGCCCGCTCCACCACCTCCGCGAAAATCGTGGTGGCGGGCGGCTTCGGCGTGGGCAAGACCACGTTCGTCGGCGCGGTCTCGGAGATCAACCCGCTGCGCACCGAAGCCGTGATGACCTCCGCCTCGGCGGGGATCGACGACTTGACCCACGCACCGGACAAGACCACCACCACGGTGGCGATGGACTTCGGCCGCATCACGCTGGACCAGGACCTGATCCTGTACCTGTTCGGCACGCCCGGCCAGGACCGCTTCTGGTTCATGTGGGACGACCTGGTCCGTGGTGCCATCGGCGCGGTCGTCCTGGTGGACACCCGCCGCCTCGCCGACTGCTTCCCCGCGGTCGACTACTTCGAGAACTCCGGGCTGCCCTTCGTCATCGCCCTCAACGGCTTCGACGGACACCAGCCGTACACCCCCGAAGAGGTCCGCGAGGCCCTGCAGATCGGCCCCGACGCGCCGATCATCATCACCGACGCCCGCCACCGCAGCGAGGCCAAGAGCGCGCTCATCACGCTGGTCGAGCACGCGTTGATGGCCCGGCTGCGGTAGCCGAGACCGGCGACAGAAGCCAAAATCCCCTGCTCTCCGAGGAGAACAGGGGATTTGTGCGTTCCCGGTCCGAAGCGCTCCGGGCGTCCGAAGCGTTCGGGGCATCCGAAGTGTTCGGGGCGTCCGGTGCGTTCAGGACGCCCGGCGCGGGGCCGGCGGCCTCCGGGCGGTGTGCGGCCGTCCGGAGGCGGCGGGGCCGCTCGCGCTCAGCCCTGCCAGCTGTGCGGCGCGCTGAACGCCGGGCGGCGCTCCAGACGGCGCCAGCGGGCGGCGCTGCGGCCCGGGCGGGTGGAGTCGGTGGGGCGGTAGGTGCCGGCGGCCGCGCGGGCCAGCAGCACCGCGGTGACCGCGGCCAGCTCCTCGGCGTCGGCGTGGCCCTTCTCGACCCGGACCAGGGTGGCCGCCGCCGCGGCGGCGGGATCGGCGATATCGCTCGGTGTGCTCACGGTTTGTCTCTTCTCCCTTGTCGCGCGGGTTTCGCGCGAGGACACGAACTCAGAGGCTACTGCGGCGGGTTGCCGTGCTTACGGGACGGCAGGTCGGCGTGCTTGTCGCGCAGCATCGCCAGCGACCGGATCAGGACCTCACGGGTTTCGGCCGGGTCGATCACATCGTCGACCAGCCCCCGCTCGGCCGCGTAGTACGGGTGCATCAGCTCGGACTTGTACTCCTTGACCATGCGGGCGCGCATGGCCTCGGGGTCGTCGGCGTCGGCGATCTGACGGCGGAAGATCACGTTGGCGGCGCCCTCGGCACCCATCACCGCGATCTCGTTGGTGGGCCAGGCGTAGGTCAGGTCGGCACCGATGGACTGGGAGTCCATGACGATGTACGCACCGCCGTACGCCTTGCGCAGGATGACGGAGATCCGCGGCACGGTGGCGTTGCAGTACGCGTACAGCATCTTGGCGCCGTGCCGGATGATCCCGCCGTGCTCCTGGTCCACACCGGGCAGGAAGCCGGGCACGTCGAGGAAGGTGACCAGCGGGATGTTGAAGGCGTCGCACATCTGGATGAAGCGCGCGGACTTCTCCGACGCCTCGATGTCCAGCACGCCGGCCAGCGACTGCGGCTGATTGGCGATGATGCCGACGACCTGGCCGTCGAGCCGGGTCATCGCACAGATGATGTTGGTCGCCCAGCGCTCGTGGACCTCGAGGTACTCGCCGTCGTCGACGATCTCCTCGATGACCTTGCGCATGTCGTACGGCCGGTTGCCGTCGGCCGGGACGAGGTCCAGCAGCGAGTCGCCGCGCCGGGAGGCCGGGTCGTCGGACTCGACGGTCGGCGGGTTCTCCCGGTTGTTCTGCGGCAGCAGCGACAGGAGGTAGCGCACCTCCTCCAGGCACGTCTCCTCGTCGTCGTAGGCGAAGTGGCACACACCCGAGGTCTCGGCGTGCACATCCGCGCCACCCAGTCCGTTCTGGCTGACCTTCTCGCCGGTCACCGCCTGGACCACATCGGGTCCGGTGATGAACATCTGAGAGGTCTCCCGGACCATGAAGACGAAGTCCGTCAGCGCCGGGGAGTACGCCGCCCCGCCCGCGCACGGGCCGAGCATCACGCTGATCTGGGGGATGACGCCGGACGCCTTGGTGTTCCGCTGGAAGATGCCGCCGTATCCGGCGAGCGCCGAGACGCCCTCCTGGATACGGGCACCGGCGCCGTCGTTGAGGGACACCAGCGGCGCCCCGGCCGAGATGGCCATGTCCATGATCTTGTGGATCTTGGTCGCGTGGGCCTCCCCCAGCGCCCCGCCGAAGATCCGGAAGTCGTGTGCGTAGACGAACACCGTCCGTCCGTGGACGGTCCCCCAGCCGGTGACGACCCCGTCGGTGTAAGGCTTCTTCGCCTCCAGGCCGAACCCGGTCGCACGATGCCGCCGCAGCGGCTCCACTTCGTTGAAGGACCCCTCGTCAAGCAGCAGATCGATCCGCTCGCGAGCCGTCAGCTTCCCCTTGGCCTTCTGGGCCTCGGTCGCCCGCTCGCTCGGGCCGCGCCGAGCCTGCTCGCGAATCGCGTGCAGCTCGGCGACGCGCCCGCGAACGTCACTCGCCTCAGCAGGCGCACCTTCGAGATTGGTCATGCAATGACGGTACGTTCCCGGACCCCCGGAAACGCATGTCAATTCCCTACAACGTCAGGGGCGTTTTGGTGGGCAGGCGGAACAGAACTGGACAGCGGCTTTCCCACTACCTGGTGTCCTAAAGGACTATCGACCCTGTCGGCATCCGACAAACCTCCAGGCGGCGACCGTGCGAGGGACGGGCTCGACCACCCGGATGGGCGGCGGCCGCTGGAGCGGCGACGCGGCCGGATCGGGGAACGGAGCACGTCGGCCGCGCTCCGCTCCCCGTACCCTACTCCGGCGGCGGCCGGCGCCACGCGCGCCGGGCCCGCGGGGCCATGAGGCCCGGGTCACTCCTGCGGGTCCACCCCGGCCCGCAGCAGCCCGTAGGCGTAGGCGTCGTCCAGGGCCTGCCAGGAGGCGGCGATCACGTTCTCCCCGACGCCGACCGTCGACCACTCCCCCTGGCCGTCGGCCGTGGAGACCAGCACCCGGGTCGTGGACTCGGTACCGTGCTTGCCTTCCAGGATGCGGACCTTGTAGTCCACCAGCTCCATCGTCGCCAGTTGCGGGTAGATCCGCTCCAGCCCCACCCGCAACGCCCGGTCCAGGGCGTTGACCGGGCCGTTGCCCTCCGCCGTGGCGACGATGCGCTCGCCCTTGGCCCACAGCTTCACCGTGGCCTCGTTGGCGTGGGTGCCGTCCGGGCGGTCCTCGACGATCGCCCGCCAGGACTCGACCCGGAAGTAGCGGCGGGGGCGGCCGTCGACCTCCTGGCGCAGCAGCAGCTCGAAGGAGGCGTCGGCGGCCTCGTAGGTGTAGCCCGCGAGCTCGCGCTCCTTGACCCGCTCGACGATCCGGCCCACCAGGGCGCGGTCGTCGCCGAGGTCGACGCCCAGTTCCTTGCCCTTGAGCTCGATCGACGCCCGGCCGGCCATGTCGGAGACGAGCATCCGCATGGTGTTGCCGACCCGCTCGGGGTCGATGTGCTGGTACAGATCCGGGTCGACCTTGATCGCGGAGGCGTGCAGTCCGGCCTTGTGGGCGAAGGCGGAAACGCCCACATAGGGCTGGTGAGTGGAGGGCGTCAGATTGACGACCTCGGCGATCGCGTGCGAGATCCGGGTCATCTCCTCCAGGGCGCCCTCCGGCAGCACCCGGCGGCCGTACTTGAGCTCCAGGGCCGCGACGACCGGGAAGAGGTTGGCGTTGCCCACCCGCTCGCCGTAGCCGTTGGCCGTGCACTGGACGTGGGTGGCG
Coding sequences:
- a CDS encoding DUF742 domain-containing protein, with amino-acid sequence MTPPPASPGPYGGHHQSPYGGEGDQPLVRPYAMTGGRTRPRYQLAIEALVSTTADPVHLQGLLPEHQRICHLCQEVKSVAEVSALLNIPLGVARILVADLAEAGMVAIHQPGGGSEAGGTPDVTLLERVLSGLRKL
- a CDS encoding roadblock/LC7 domain-containing protein; protein product: MSQAAQNLNWLITNFVDNTPGVSHTVVVSADGLLLAMSEGFPRDRADQLAAVASGLTSLTSGASRIFEGGVVNQTVVEMERGFLFIMSISDGSSLAVLAHPECDIGLVGYEMALLVDRAGNVLTPDLRAELQGSLLN
- a CDS encoding sensor histidine kinase, encoding MRRSKPDPAQDARGNFTPPPRSGTAASPAEAPDPPSGGRISPRNWRVRGRLYAILLIPVLVALVFGGFQVASSVSTWNEARDAERTAQVVRAATTYAHALVNERDLSAGPLLSGTNEATVTKARATSDAAKKDFDKAVADMPQTPTMKRRLKAFRAAEPQLASLRRNAYTDRLNGVKTEEGYVAVEHGLIEFANELGLGTGNITSYGRTVYAVSLAKGAESLQRSIGTHLLVKPGPTATDRKTQLTSFTSYVYLEGIALGEFEAAGTPQDVTRLEDTLTTAEKRAQEQIAEAKRKAEADGKKFVAPPGMDRMLKAIGSGASPTALASQGVTPDAWFNASTIKFNAYRDVEQTLVNRAVDEAAQISSDARRDAIVNGAIVVLALLAAFFVAGRMARSMSHSMRQLRNAAFDVAEKRLPAVVDQLSRTDPGRVDTRVSSIPINTRDEIGEVARAFDQVHREAIRLAAEQAMLRGGVNAIFTNLSSRNQGLIERQLTLISELESREADPDQLEHLFRLDHLATRMRRNGENLLILAGEEPGRRWNQPVPLIDVLRAASSEVESYERIELAGISESEIHGTAVTDLVHLLAELLENATTFSSPHTKVRVTSTRLPDGRVVVEIHDKGIGLTAEDFADINHKLANPPTVDATVSQRMGLFVVGRLADRHGIRVQLRPSGEQAGTTSLVMLPEAITHGGGGEELPQDDFTVSRIVPEPRPAPAFEDVGELSSRTAAELGFDDSAYDRDQGHHQFQGQYSGMGTTGSERDPRPGQAPADPLAQSAYQNSGYSQPEADYTTQTEPEQQPYIGYNSPSQQGEWGDSGSFEMPYASQFGTEAESGPGAPEVSRDRVEFHRPGPSPSGIHSMTDAGLPRRDRQWQPSEETGTQGMAGDPAAPTAPERPRQTPQQQEDGAPWQSENDQRWHRAERLRDPKAGGVTTSGLPRRVPKANLVEGSAEPTGQGGPQVSRAPEDIRGRLSNLRRGVQRGRSAGSGTPGRDQHDQQGFGPGSTYDQER
- a CDS encoding acyl-CoA carboxylase subunit beta, whose amino-acid sequence is MTNLEGAPAEASDVRGRVAELHAIREQARRGPSERATEAQKAKGKLTARERIDLLLDEGSFNEVEPLRRHRATGFGLEAKKPYTDGVVTGWGTVHGRTVFVYAHDFRIFGGALGEAHATKIHKIMDMAISAGAPLVSLNDGAGARIQEGVSALAGYGGIFQRNTKASGVIPQISVMLGPCAGGAAYSPALTDFVFMVRETSQMFITGPDVVQAVTGEKVSQNGLGGADVHAETSGVCHFAYDDEETCLEEVRYLLSLLPQNNRENPPTVESDDPASRRGDSLLDLVPADGNRPYDMRKVIEEIVDDGEYLEVHERWATNIICAMTRLDGQVVGIIANQPQSLAGVLDIEASEKSARFIQMCDAFNIPLVTFLDVPGFLPGVDQEHGGIIRHGAKMLYAYCNATVPRISVILRKAYGGAYIVMDSQSIGADLTYAWPTNEIAVMGAEGAANVIFRRQIADADDPEAMRARMVKEYKSELMHPYYAAERGLVDDVIDPAETREVLIRSLAMLRDKHADLPSRKHGNPPQ
- a CDS encoding DUF742 domain-containing protein produces the protein MATPPSGYPYAHGQPSEPRGEAPMKRYNFPSAPSRQARSPQQPEPQQEQQPPRRQPQRPQQQPYTPSYAPPAPQEGSWYDAPSAPRIEPVQPSERPAPEPSSPAGGTHNPLVRPYAMTGGRTRPRYQLAIEALVHTTADPAQLQGQLPEHQRICHLCREIKSVAEISALLAIPLGVSRILVADLAEAGLVAIHQPGGDESAGGQPDVTLLERVLSGLRKL
- a CDS encoding GTP-binding protein, with the protein product MDFASSSGAPPARATTSAKIVVAGGFGVGKTTFVGAVSEINPLRTEAVMTSASAGIDDLSHVQDKTTTTVAMDFGRITLDDDLILYLFGTPGQDRFWFMWDDLVRGAIGAVVLVDTRRLADCFPAVDYFENSGLPFVIALNGFEGQQPYNPEEVREALQIGPDTPIITTDARHRTEAKSALITLVEHALMARLK
- a CDS encoding acyl-CoA carboxylase subunit epsilon, which translates into the protein MSTPSDIADPAAAAAATLVRVEKGHADAEELAAVTAVLLARAAAGTYRPTDSTRPGRSAARWRRLERRPAFSAPHSWQG
- the cimA gene encoding citramalate synthase — its product is MKDLPDDGFHVFDTTLRDGAQREGINLTVADKLTIARHLDDFGVGFIEGGWPGANPRDTEFFARARAEIDFRHAQLVAFGATRKAGVRAEDDRQVKALLDSGAPVITLVAKSHDRHVELALRTTLEENLAMVRDTVAYLRSQGRRVFLDCEHFFDGYRANADYAKQVVSAAHEAGAEVVILCDTNGGMLPGQIDAVVRTVRADTGARLGIHAQDDTGCAVANTLAAVDAGATHVQCTANGYGERVGNANLFPVVAALELKYGRRVLPEGALEEMTRISHAIAEVVNLTPSTHQPYVGVSAFAHKAGLHASAIKVDPDLYQHIDPERVGNTMRMLVSDMAGRASIELKGKELGVDLGDDRALVGRIVERVKERELAGYTYEAADASFELLLRQEVDGRPRRYFRVESWRAIVEDRPDGTHANEATVKLWAKGERIVATAEGNGPVNALDRALRVGLERIYPQLATMELVDYKVRILEGKHGTESTTRVLVSTADGQGEWSTVGVGENVIAASWQALDDAYAYGLLRAGVDPQE
- a CDS encoding GTP-binding protein translates to MDFASSSGAARSTTSAKIVVAGGFGVGKTTFVGAVSEINPLRTEAVMTSASAGIDDLTHAPDKTTTTVAMDFGRITLDQDLILYLFGTPGQDRFWFMWDDLVRGAIGAVVLVDTRRLADCFPAVDYFENSGLPFVIALNGFDGHQPYTPEEVREALQIGPDAPIIITDARHRSEAKSALITLVEHALMARLR